A stretch of the Streptomyces sp. NBC_01428 genome encodes the following:
- a CDS encoding YhgE/Pip domain-containing protein, with the protein MRSPKLAALELRRFGRGKLPRAALVALLLLPLLYGALYLWSFWDPYGRLDRIPVALVNDDKGATAAGRKIAVGDDITEGLHDSDTFEWHEVSSAEARRGVEDGTYYLSLTMPGDFSERIASSSGSSPETSALQVRTNDANNYIVGQISRTVFGEVRTAASTKTSRSFLDKIFISFSDIHGKTVQAAEGADELNGGLGKAKKGSKDLADGLKEAKKGSGKLSGGLKKLTTGAGDLEDGSRQVADGTQQLADKVNGVADKVGPFLKDNEKSIGDTAQLVADSTSGIRHNLDTLVTTAPLAAKGAHAASDALDGVYRARCTTLPVPDPACPELKKAKEAASDVVKVADDLDTLIDDQDGDLAAMDKNLKTLGKQAQALADRSPHLSEDLDDAVSKINKLNDGAAKVAKGAKRLHSGLGTAETGAADLDDGLGRLKTGATTLDGGLYKLVGGSDKLAGGLHDGAKKIPDYDKDDRDRRTQVMADPVQLASRDLHKAPNYGTGFAPYFIPLSLWVGAMVAYMLIQPLNRRALAAGASAWRIALAGWLPVVAVGVLQTAALMAVLHWGIGLQMVRAGGTVGFLFLVTACFAAIVQWLNARFGAAGRILVLALLMLQLTSAGGTYPVQTSPGFFNAIHPFLPMSYVVEALRRLITGGGLGPVWPACAVLTAFTAGALALTALSARRKQVWTLDRLHPELSL; encoded by the coding sequence ATGCGCTCGCCGAAACTGGCCGCTCTTGAGCTCCGCCGCTTCGGCCGGGGCAAGCTCCCCCGTGCCGCGCTGGTCGCTCTCCTGCTGCTGCCCCTGCTGTACGGCGCCCTCTACCTGTGGTCGTTCTGGGACCCGTACGGCCGACTCGACCGCATACCCGTGGCGTTGGTGAACGACGACAAGGGCGCGACGGCCGCCGGCCGGAAGATCGCGGTCGGCGACGACATCACCGAGGGGCTGCACGACAGCGACACCTTCGAGTGGCACGAGGTGAGTTCGGCCGAGGCGCGCCGGGGTGTCGAGGACGGCACGTACTACTTGTCGCTCACGATGCCGGGCGACTTCAGCGAGCGGATCGCGTCCAGCTCCGGCAGCTCGCCGGAGACGAGCGCTCTCCAGGTGCGGACCAACGACGCGAACAACTACATCGTCGGGCAGATCTCCCGGACGGTGTTCGGCGAGGTCCGCACGGCGGCGTCCACGAAGACCTCGCGCTCGTTCCTGGACAAGATCTTCATCTCGTTCTCGGACATCCACGGGAAGACCGTGCAGGCGGCCGAGGGGGCCGACGAGCTCAACGGCGGCCTCGGCAAGGCGAAGAAGGGCTCCAAGGACCTGGCCGACGGTCTGAAGGAGGCCAAGAAGGGCAGTGGGAAGCTCTCCGGCGGCCTGAAGAAGCTCACCACGGGCGCGGGCGACCTGGAGGACGGTTCGCGCCAGGTCGCGGACGGCACCCAGCAGTTGGCGGACAAGGTCAACGGGGTCGCGGACAAGGTGGGGCCGTTCCTGAAGGACAACGAGAAGTCGATCGGGGACACCGCGCAGCTCGTCGCCGACTCGACCTCGGGGATCCGGCACAACCTGGACACCCTGGTGACGACGGCTCCGCTCGCGGCCAAGGGCGCCCACGCGGCGTCCGACGCGCTCGACGGCGTCTACCGCGCGCGGTGCACGACGCTGCCCGTCCCCGACCCGGCGTGTCCCGAGCTGAAGAAGGCGAAGGAGGCGGCCTCCGACGTCGTGAAGGTCGCCGACGACCTCGACACGCTGATCGACGACCAGGACGGCGACCTCGCCGCGATGGACAAGAACCTGAAGACACTGGGGAAGCAGGCCCAGGCACTCGCCGACCGCTCGCCGCACCTCTCCGAGGACCTCGACGACGCCGTCTCCAAGATCAACAAGCTGAACGACGGCGCCGCGAAGGTCGCCAAGGGGGCGAAGCGGCTGCACTCCGGGCTCGGCACCGCCGAGACCGGCGCCGCCGACCTCGACGACGGCCTGGGCCGCCTGAAGACGGGCGCGACCACGCTCGACGGCGGCCTGTACAAACTCGTCGGCGGCTCCGACAAACTGGCCGGCGGGCTGCACGACGGCGCCAAGAAGATCCCCGACTACGACAAGGACGACCGCGACCGGCGGACCCAGGTCATGGCCGACCCGGTCCAACTGGCCTCCAGGGACCTGCACAAGGCGCCCAACTACGGCACCGGATTCGCCCCGTACTTCATCCCGTTGTCGCTGTGGGTGGGCGCGATGGTGGCGTACATGCTGATCCAGCCGCTGAACCGGCGCGCGCTCGCCGCGGGTGCCTCGGCCTGGCGCATCGCGCTGGCCGGCTGGCTCCCGGTCGTCGCCGTCGGCGTCCTCCAGACCGCCGCCCTGATGGCGGTGCTGCACTGGGGGATCGGCCTCCAGATGGTGCGGGCCGGCGGAACGGTCGGGTTCCTGTTCCTCGTCACGGCGTGTTTCGCGGCGATCGTGCAGTGGCTGAACGCGCGCTTCGGAGCGGCCGGACGGATCCTCGTCCTCGCCCTCCTGATGCTCCAGCTGACGTCCGCGGGCGGCACCTACCCCGTCCAGACCAGTCCGGGCTTCTTCAACGCGATCCACCCCTTCCTGCCGATGAGTTACGTGGTCGAGGCGCTGCGCCGGCTCATCACCGGCGGCGGCCTGGGACCCGTCTGGCCGGCCTGCGCCGTCCTGACCGCCTTCACCGCGGGCGCCCTCGCCCTGACCGCCCTTTCGGCCCGTCGCAAACAGGTGTGGACCCTCGACCGGCTGCACCCGGAGCTGAGCCTGTGA
- a CDS encoding ATP-binding cassette domain-containing protein, whose product MDGPHGLGVTAEEFGLKGPRGWAFRGVRFDVEPGSLVAIEGPSGSGRTCLLLALTGRMKATEGTAAVGPSRLPKQLGAVRRVSAVAHVPGVTDLDPALTVGEHLRERALLQRRFGGSLRSLLRPRGERARGAALRIEAALAAAGLDPEALPKGARTAVRDLERLEALRLEIALALIGRPLLLGVDDTDLKLSDAERAEAWALLSSLAASGVTVFAVCSEAPEGVPVVSTTTPADTDTPVDAHTPATGDSDSDSDSDSDSEDNDDDKESADALAETGRS is encoded by the coding sequence GTGGACGGTCCGCACGGACTGGGCGTCACGGCCGAGGAGTTCGGGCTCAAGGGACCCCGCGGCTGGGCGTTCCGAGGGGTCCGGTTCGACGTGGAGCCGGGATCGCTCGTCGCGATCGAGGGACCGTCCGGGTCGGGCCGTACCTGCCTGCTGCTCGCGCTCACGGGACGGATGAAGGCCACCGAGGGGACGGCGGCCGTCGGTCCGTCGAGGCTGCCGAAGCAGTTGGGCGCGGTGCGCCGGGTGAGCGCGGTCGCGCACGTGCCCGGGGTCACGGACCTCGACCCGGCGCTGACCGTCGGGGAGCACCTGCGTGAACGGGCCCTGCTGCAGCGGAGGTTCGGCGGCTCGCTGCGGTCCCTGCTGCGGCCGCGCGGCGAGCGGGCGCGCGGGGCCGCGCTGCGGATCGAGGCCGCCCTGGCCGCCGCGGGGCTCGACCCGGAGGCGCTCCCCAAGGGGGCCAGGACCGCCGTACGGGATCTGGAGCGCCTCGAAGCCCTGCGGCTGGAGATCGCGCTGGCCCTGATCGGCCGTCCCCTGCTGCTCGGCGTCGACGACACCGACCTCAAGCTCTCGGACGCCGAACGGGCCGAGGCGTGGGCCCTGCTGTCCTCGCTCGCCGCGTCCGGCGTCACGGTGTTCGCCGTGTGCAGCGAGGCCCCTGAAGGCGTCCCGGTCGTGTCCACCACCACGCCGGCGGACACCGACACCCCCGTCGACGCCCACACCCCGGCCACCGGCGACAGCGACAGCGACAGCGACAGCGACAGCGACAGCGAAGACAACGACGACGACAAGGAGTCGGCCGATGCGCTCGCCGAAACTGGCCGCTCTTGA
- a CDS encoding SAV_6107 family HEPN domain-containing protein, whose amino-acid sequence MASSSAAAARRRRATGPAPSLTGPAGDVHPVLRRATAPPAALDLLAQARAGLDEATALETSNERYATAHLAALRTAAAVLAARGRPEPTSRRRARIRSAWEVLPEIAPELTEWSALFASGATRRARAEAGIRGAATTRDADDLIRDVAVFLRLVERMLVLQPVLPQPRQDQEAEPGEGREWGNRRSRGDQVGT is encoded by the coding sequence ATGGCCAGCTCGTCCGCAGCCGCCGCACGCCGGCGCCGCGCCACCGGCCCTGCCCCCTCACTGACCGGCCCCGCCGGCGACGTGCATCCCGTGCTCCGCCGGGCCACCGCGCCACCCGCCGCTCTCGACCTGCTCGCCCAGGCCCGCGCCGGCCTCGACGAGGCGACAGCGCTGGAGACATCGAACGAGCGCTATGCGACTGCCCACTTGGCGGCGCTTCGAACAGCCGCCGCCGTACTCGCCGCCCGCGGCCGTCCGGAGCCCACGTCCCGCCGCAGGGCCCGCATCCGCAGCGCCTGGGAGGTCCTCCCGGAGATCGCACCCGAACTGACCGAGTGGAGCGCGCTGTTCGCCTCGGGGGCGACCCGCCGCGCCCGCGCCGAGGCGGGCATACGGGGAGCGGCCACGACGCGTGACGCCGACGACCTGATACGCGACGTCGCCGTGTTCCTGCGTCTCGTCGAACGCATGCTCGTCCTGCAACCCGTGCTGCCCCAGCCCCGGCAGGACCAGGAGGCCGAGCCGGGGGAGGGGCGGGAGTGGGGGAACCGGAGGAGCCGCGGGGATCAGGTCGGCACCTGA
- a CDS encoding methyltransferase, with the protein MSDPMRPRASLRTAVVWEVLKDALDRRVKAAGRESLDVLDTGGGSGNFAVPVARLGHRVTVVDPSPNALFALERRAAEAGVDDRVQGVQGDAHGLFDVVDRGGYDAVLCHGVLEYVDSPAEGVRNVVDALRPEGVLSLLAAGLGGAVLSRALAGHFKEARHALDDPDGRWGEGDPVPHRFTAEQLTALVTGAGLHVAAVHGVRVFADLVPGVLVDTEPGALEALLKLEAAAAELAAFHSVATQLHVLGEARGAVEG; encoded by the coding sequence GTGTCGGACCCGATGCGCCCCCGCGCTTCTCTCCGTACCGCCGTGGTCTGGGAGGTCCTCAAGGACGCCCTCGACCGCCGGGTCAAGGCCGCCGGGCGGGAGTCGCTCGACGTCCTGGATACTGGAGGCGGCAGCGGCAACTTCGCCGTGCCGGTCGCCCGCCTCGGACACCGGGTCACCGTCGTCGACCCCAGCCCGAACGCGCTCTTCGCGCTGGAGCGCCGCGCCGCCGAGGCCGGCGTGGACGACCGCGTGCAGGGCGTCCAGGGCGACGCGCACGGACTCTTCGACGTGGTCGACCGCGGCGGCTACGACGCGGTGCTGTGCCACGGCGTCCTGGAGTACGTGGACAGTCCGGCCGAAGGCGTCCGCAACGTGGTGGACGCCCTGCGGCCCGAGGGTGTCCTGAGTCTCCTCGCCGCGGGGCTGGGCGGCGCCGTGCTCTCCCGTGCCCTCGCCGGTCACTTCAAGGAGGCGCGACACGCCCTGGACGACCCGGACGGACGCTGGGGTGAGGGTGATCCTGTTCCGCACCGTTTCACCGCCGAACAGCTCACCGCTCTGGTCACCGGCGCGGGCCTGCACGTGGCCGCCGTGCACGGGGTCCGGGTCTTCGCGGACCTGGTCCCGGGAGTCCTGGTGGACACCGAGCCGGGCGCGCTGGAGGCGCTTCTGAAGCTGGAGGCCGCGGCGGCCGAACTCGCCGCCTTCCACTCCGTGGCCACACAGCTCCATGTGCTCGGTGAGGCCCGCGGGGCCGTCGAGGGCTGA
- a CDS encoding DUF3040 domain-containing protein, with protein sequence MPLSEHEQRMLEQMERALYAEDPKFATALEGSGLRTYTRRRVYQAVAGFLVGIALLMAGMVAVQIWLSVVGFLVMLGCAVLAVTGWRKAPKPGEQPTAAGSPAARRQGRQRRSVMDRIEQRWQRRRDEQQGGQ encoded by the coding sequence GTGCCGCTCTCGGAGCACGAGCAGCGAATGCTCGAGCAGATGGAGCGAGCGCTGTACGCCGAAGATCCCAAGTTCGCGACAGCGCTTGAGGGAAGCGGGCTGCGTACGTACACCCGGCGACGGGTCTACCAGGCGGTCGCGGGCTTCCTGGTGGGTATCGCGCTCCTCATGGCTGGAATGGTCGCAGTTCAGATCTGGCTGAGCGTGGTGGGCTTCCTCGTCATGCTGGGCTGCGCGGTGCTCGCCGTCACCGGCTGGCGCAAAGCTCCCAAGCCGGGTGAACAGCCGACCGCTGCGGGTTCGCCCGCCGCTCGCCGTCAGGGCCGGCAACGCCGGTCCGTGATGGATCGGATCGAACAGCGCTGGCAGCGTCGTCGCGACGAACAACAGGGCGGTCAGTAG
- a CDS encoding transglutaminase TgpA family protein → MSGRARLAVCATAATLMASCALLPLVDPATWLFQAAFLLAVQSGVGALTRRVPLARPLTVAAQALVTLMMLTLVFARQQAVALIVPGPEAFQHLGTLLQAGTDDVGRYSIPAPLSDGIRLMLVGGVLVIGLAVDALAVTYRSAAPAGLPLLALYSVAAGLAGGGAAWLWFLLAAAGYLMLLLAEGRDRLSQWGRVFGGAPRAPGPDLATGAVAPVRTGRRIGAVALGIALVVPLALPSLDGGLLDGTGRGVGNGPGGGGTISAVNPLVSLRDSLNVDEDRTVMTYRTNTNETQDLYLRIVSLDDFDGTAWKPAQRHIQEVPKTFPAPIGLGGDVRRSAIQTRISAAEWYGQDWLPMPYPASKVDISGSWRYEPVGRTLVGDHGQNTRGVQYQVTSLMVQPTAQQLADAPPPPASLKREFTKVPESLPAVVANTARKVTRGSANQYEQAVKLQDYFAVSGNFRYDTQVQAGSGSAAIARFLKEKEGFCVHFSFAMAAMARTLGIPARVAVGFTPGTPQADGSMSVGLRDAHAWPELYFEGVGWTRFEPTPSRGTVPAYTQSDTPGNDLPVVPRPSDSASAAPSTAPSASESCSTQLRKLQACPSESSAAAVGPSDDDWPWFKILGLTLAGLLVLGLPLLPMLWRMRVRAVRLGGHGRTEADVPAYTLAAWLEVTDTAWDHGIPPEESQTPRKAAERIARLGEFGPEASASVHRLAAAVEQVLYAPRPRPVTGLAEDARRIEGALRASASRPARLRALLAPRSAVRVAWSTAAAWTTFRTRLSARLDTVLRRPRPSGQNP, encoded by the coding sequence ATGAGCGGGCGGGCCCGACTGGCCGTGTGCGCGACCGCGGCCACACTGATGGCCTCCTGCGCGCTGCTGCCGCTGGTGGACCCGGCGACCTGGCTCTTCCAGGCCGCGTTCCTGCTGGCCGTCCAGAGCGGTGTGGGTGCCCTGACGCGGCGGGTTCCGCTGGCCCGGCCGCTGACCGTGGCCGCGCAGGCGCTGGTGACGCTGATGATGCTGACCCTGGTCTTCGCCCGCCAGCAGGCCGTCGCCCTGATCGTGCCCGGCCCGGAGGCGTTCCAGCACCTGGGAACCCTCCTCCAGGCGGGCACCGACGACGTCGGCAGGTACTCGATCCCGGCCCCGCTGTCGGACGGCATCCGGTTGATGCTGGTCGGCGGTGTCCTGGTGATCGGGCTCGCGGTGGACGCCCTCGCGGTGACCTATCGCAGCGCCGCGCCCGCCGGACTGCCGCTGCTCGCGCTGTACTCGGTCGCCGCCGGTCTCGCCGGTGGCGGCGCGGCCTGGCTGTGGTTCCTGCTCGCCGCGGCCGGCTATCTGATGCTTCTGCTGGCCGAGGGCCGCGACCGGCTCTCGCAGTGGGGCCGTGTCTTCGGCGGGGCCCCGCGCGCGCCCGGCCCGGACCTCGCCACCGGCGCCGTCGCACCCGTCAGGACGGGGCGGCGGATCGGCGCGGTCGCGCTGGGCATCGCCCTGGTCGTGCCGCTCGCCCTGCCCTCCCTGGACGGCGGTCTGCTGGACGGCACGGGGCGGGGCGTGGGGAACGGCCCCGGAGGCGGCGGCACCATCTCCGCGGTGAACCCGCTGGTCTCGCTCCGCGACAGTCTGAACGTGGACGAGGACCGCACGGTCATGACCTATCGCACCAACACGAACGAGACCCAGGACCTGTATCTGCGGATCGTCTCGCTGGACGACTTCGACGGCACGGCCTGGAAGCCGGCCCAGCGGCACATCCAGGAGGTGCCGAAGACGTTCCCGGCGCCGATCGGCCTCGGCGGTGACGTCCGGCGGTCCGCGATCCAGACCCGCATCTCGGCGGCCGAGTGGTACGGGCAGGACTGGCTGCCGATGCCCTACCCGGCCAGCAAGGTCGACATCAGCGGCTCCTGGCGGTACGAGCCCGTGGGGCGCACCCTCGTCGGCGACCACGGCCAGAACACCCGCGGGGTGCAGTACCAGGTGACGAGCCTGATGGTGCAGCCGACGGCGCAGCAGCTGGCGGACGCGCCGCCGCCTCCGGCCTCCCTGAAGCGCGAGTTCACGAAGGTGCCGGAGTCGTTGCCCGCGGTCGTCGCGAACACGGCCCGCAAGGTCACCCGGGGCTCGGCCAACCAGTACGAGCAAGCGGTCAAACTCCAGGACTACTTCGCCGTCAGCGGCAACTTCCGGTACGACACCCAGGTGCAGGCCGGCAGCGGCTCCGCCGCGATCGCACGGTTCCTGAAGGAGAAGGAGGGCTTCTGCGTCCACTTCTCCTTCGCGATGGCGGCGATGGCACGGACGCTGGGGATCCCGGCCCGCGTGGCGGTCGGTTTCACCCCGGGCACCCCGCAGGCCGACGGATCGATGTCGGTGGGGCTGCGGGACGCGCACGCCTGGCCCGAGCTGTACTTCGAGGGGGTGGGCTGGACCCGCTTCGAGCCGACCCCCAGCCGGGGCACGGTGCCGGCGTACACGCAGTCGGACACCCCGGGCAATGACCTGCCGGTGGTGCCGAGGCCGTCCGACTCGGCGTCCGCGGCACCCTCCACGGCCCCGTCGGCCAGCGAGAGCTGCTCGACGCAGTTGCGGAAGCTGCAGGCCTGCCCGAGCGAGTCCTCGGCGGCGGCGGTCGGCCCGTCCGACGACGACTGGCCCTGGTTCAAGATCCTCGGGCTCACCCTGGCCGGCCTTCTCGTCCTGGGGCTGCCGCTGCTGCCGATGCTCTGGCGGATGAGAGTCCGTGCCGTCCGGCTCGGCGGCCACGGCCGCACCGAGGCCGATGTCCCGGCGTACACGCTGGCGGCCTGGCTGGAGGTGACGGACACGGCGTGGGACCACGGGATCCCGCCGGAGGAGTCGCAGACCCCGAGAAAGGCCGCCGAGCGGATCGCCCGGCTGGGCGAGTTCGGACCGGAGGCCTCGGCCTCGGTGCACCGGCTGGCCGCGGCCGTGGAGCAGGTGCTCTACGCTCCGCGTCCCCGGCCGGTGACGGGTCTCGCGGAGGACGCGCGCCGGATCGAGGGGGCCTTGAGAGCCTCCGCCAGCCGTCCCGCACGATTGCGTGCTCTTCTCGCCCCGCGTTCGGCCGTCCGGGTGGCCTGGTCCACGGCGGCAGCCTGGACCACGTTCAGAACGCGCCTGTCGGCCCGTCTGGACACCGTCCTCCGTCGCCCCCGCCCGTCGGGCCAGAATCCCTGA
- a CDS encoding DUF58 domain-containing protein: protein MSHGGTEHTAEEDKGGLRTALAGLTTRGRSFLAAGVAAAICAYVLGQSDLLRVGLLLAVLPLVCATVLYRTRYRVAGSRRLSPARVPAGSEARVHLRMENVSRLSTGLLMLQDRVPYVLGPRPRFVLDRVEAGGRREVSYRVRSDLRGRYPLGPLQLRLTDPFGMCELTRSFSTYDTLTVIPRVEALPPVRLTGEAKGYGDGRQRSLALAGEDDIIPRGYRYGDDLRRVHWRLTARYGELMVRREEQPQRSRCTVLLDTRGVAFRGAGPDSAFEWAVAGAASTLVHMLERGFSVRLLTDTGSSVPGEGAEGFTGASQESADAAGMMMDTLAVIDHSDGTGLSPAYDVLRGGNEGLLIAFLGDLDEEQASVLGKMRQRSGGAVAFLLDSESWVREPSDVSGPLDRSEDRLRMLREAGWTAVTVPRGVPLAELWREADRLRTHMASTGTTTGGGI, encoded by the coding sequence ATGAGCCACGGGGGCACGGAGCACACCGCCGAGGAGGACAAGGGCGGGCTGCGCACCGCGCTCGCCGGGCTCACCACACGCGGGCGGTCCTTTCTGGCCGCCGGTGTGGCCGCCGCGATCTGCGCCTACGTCCTCGGGCAGAGCGACCTGCTCCGGGTCGGCCTGCTCCTCGCCGTGCTGCCGCTGGTCTGCGCCACCGTGCTGTACCGCACCCGCTACCGGGTCGCCGGCAGCCGCAGGCTCTCCCCCGCGCGCGTGCCCGCCGGCTCGGAGGCCCGCGTCCATCTGCGCATGGAGAACGTCTCGCGGCTCTCCACGGGACTGCTGATGCTCCAGGACCGCGTGCCGTACGTGCTCGGTCCGCGCCCCCGGTTCGTGCTGGACCGGGTGGAGGCGGGCGGGCGCCGCGAGGTGTCCTACCGGGTGCGCTCGGACCTGCGCGGCAGGTACCCCCTGGGTCCGCTGCAGCTGCGGCTGACGGACCCGTTCGGGATGTGCGAGCTGACCCGTTCCTTCTCGACGTACGACACCCTGACGGTCATCCCCCGTGTGGAGGCGCTGCCGCCGGTGCGGCTGACCGGCGAGGCCAAGGGGTACGGCGACGGACGGCAGCGGTCGCTGGCGCTCGCCGGCGAGGACGACATCATCCCGCGCGGGTACCGCTACGGCGACGACCTGCGCCGCGTGCACTGGCGGCTCACCGCGCGCTACGGCGAGCTGATGGTCCGTCGCGAGGAGCAGCCCCAGCGTTCCCGCTGCACGGTGCTGCTCGACACCCGGGGCGTCGCCTTCCGCGGCGCGGGCCCCGACTCGGCCTTCGAGTGGGCGGTCGCGGGCGCGGCGTCGACGCTGGTGCACATGCTCGAACGGGGCTTCTCCGTGCGGCTGTTGACGGACACCGGCAGTTCGGTCCCCGGCGAGGGCGCCGAGGGTTTCACGGGCGCCAGCCAGGAGTCCGCGGACGCCGCCGGGATGATGATGGACACACTCGCCGTGATCGACCACTCGGACGGTACGGGCCTGTCCCCCGCGTACGACGTGCTGCGCGGCGGGAACGAGGGGCTGCTGATCGCCTTCCTCGGGGACCTCGACGAGGAACAGGCCTCGGTGCTGGGCAAGATGCGCCAACGCAGCGGTGGGGCCGTCGCGTTCCTGCTGGACAGTGAGTCCTGGGTGCGGGAACCCTCCGACGTGTCCGGCCCGTTGGACAGGAGCGAGGACCGCTTGCGCATGTTGCGTGAGGCGGGCTGGACCGCCGTCACGGTGCCGCGGGGGGTGCCCCTGGCCGAGCTGTGGCGGGAGGCGGACCGCCTGCGCACGCACATGGCGTCGACGGGGACGACCACGGGGGGTGGCATATGA
- a CDS encoding AAA family ATPase produces MTTYDDRASLTDLTAVAERVRSSVEGVIEGKPEVVRLSLTVLLAEGHLLIEDVPGVGKTMLAKALARSIDCSVRRIQFTPDLLPSDITGVSIWDQQRRDFEFKPGAIFAQIVIGDEINRASPKTQSALLESMEERQVTIDGQTYELPSPFMVVATQNPVEMEGTYPLPEAQRDRFMARVSIGYPSAEAELQMLDVHGGVNPLDDLQPVAHAHDIVKLIDAVRTVHVADPVRRYAVDLVAATRTHPDLRLGASPRATLHLLRAAKASAALSGRDYALPDDVQALAVAVLAHRLLPTAQAQLNRRTAEQVVLEILQHTAIPAAPQQQSGLTMGRGAPTFGQQPPRRL; encoded by the coding sequence GTGACGACCTATGACGATCGAGCGAGCCTCACTGATCTGACCGCCGTTGCGGAGCGTGTCCGCAGTTCGGTGGAAGGAGTGATCGAAGGCAAGCCTGAGGTCGTACGGCTTTCGCTGACCGTGCTGCTCGCCGAGGGACATCTCCTGATCGAGGATGTCCCCGGCGTCGGCAAGACCATGCTGGCCAAGGCACTGGCGCGGTCCATCGACTGCTCGGTGCGGCGCATTCAGTTCACACCCGACCTGCTGCCGTCGGACATCACCGGTGTCTCCATCTGGGACCAGCAGCGGCGTGACTTCGAGTTCAAGCCGGGTGCGATCTTCGCGCAGATCGTGATCGGCGACGAGATCAACCGCGCCTCGCCCAAGACGCAGTCCGCGCTCCTGGAGTCGATGGAGGAGCGGCAGGTCACCATCGACGGGCAGACCTACGAACTGCCCAGCCCCTTCATGGTGGTCGCCACCCAGAACCCGGTCGAGATGGAGGGCACCTACCCCCTCCCGGAGGCCCAGCGGGACCGCTTCATGGCCCGCGTCTCCATCGGCTACCCGAGCGCCGAGGCCGAACTGCAGATGCTGGACGTGCACGGCGGGGTGAACCCGCTGGACGACCTCCAGCCCGTCGCCCACGCGCACGACATCGTCAAGCTGATCGACGCGGTCCGCACGGTCCACGTCGCCGACCCCGTCCGCCGGTACGCGGTGGACCTTGTGGCCGCCACCCGCACCCATCCGGATCTCAGACTCGGGGCCTCGCCGCGTGCGACGCTGCACCTGCTGCGCGCCGCCAAGGCGTCCGCCGCCCTCAGCGGCCGTGACTACGCCCTGCCGGACGACGTGCAGGCGCTCGCCGTCGCGGTCCTGGCGCACCGCCTGCTGCCCACGGCCCAGGCGCAGCTGAACCGCCGAACGGCCGAGCAGGTCGTCCTGGAGATCCTCCAGCACACCGCCATTCCTGCCGCACCCCAGCAGCAGTCCGGTCTCACGATGGGCCGGGGGGCACCCACGTTCGGCCAGCAGCCGCCCCGGAGGCTGTGA
- a CDS encoding beta-class carbonic anhydrase encodes MTTSASVPTEPEGAIAADRTVTDRLVDANGQYAAAFTDPGMDARPVLHVAVVACMDARLDLHAALGLELGDCHTIRNAGGVVTDDVIRSLTISQRALGTRSVVLIHHTGCGLESLTEEFRHDLEMEVGQRPAWAVEAFRDVDQDVRQSMQRVRTSPFLVHTDDVRGFVFDVTTGLLREIDPA; translated from the coding sequence ATGACGACTTCTGCATCCGTTCCCACCGAACCCGAAGGCGCCATAGCCGCGGACCGCACCGTCACGGACCGGCTCGTCGACGCGAACGGGCAGTACGCCGCCGCGTTCACCGACCCGGGGATGGACGCGCGCCCCGTGCTGCACGTCGCCGTGGTCGCGTGCATGGACGCCCGGCTGGACCTGCACGCCGCGCTCGGCCTGGAACTCGGCGACTGCCACACCATCCGCAACGCGGGCGGCGTGGTCACCGACGACGTGATCCGTTCCCTCACCATCAGCCAGCGGGCGCTCGGCACCCGCAGCGTGGTCCTCATCCACCACACCGGCTGCGGCCTGGAATCCCTCACCGAGGAATTCCGGCACGACCTGGAGATGGAGGTCGGCCAGCGCCCCGCGTGGGCGGTCGAGGCCTTCCGGGACGTCGACCAGGACGTACGCCAGTCGATGCAGCGCGTGCGCACCTCCCCGTTCCTGGTGCACACCGACGACGTGCGCGGCTTCGTCTTCGACGTGACCACGGGTCTGCTCCGCGAGATCGACCCCGCCTGA